One Mesorhizobium sp. L-2-11 genomic region harbors:
- a CDS encoding IS630 family transposase (programmed frameshift): MVGYSMDLRERVVAAVKVEGLSRRAAAARFGVSYSAAIEWLKRVEQTGSVAPRQVGGYKPKKISGAWRDWLVERCREKDFTLRGLVAELGERGLKVDYRSVWEFVHAEKLSHKKKTLIAAEQDRPDVARRRRQWVLYQDRIDPARLVFIDETWTKTNMAPLRGWAPVGQRIKAKVPNGHWKTMTFLAALRHDRVEAPWLIDGPINGERFLLYVEKVLVPTLQPGDIVVMDNLGSHKGKAVRRAIRKAGARLFFLPKYSPDLNPIEQLFAKLKHWLRKAAKRTVETVCNAIGQILNRVTPLECSNYFANSGYDRR, from the exons ATGGTTGGATATTCAATGGACCTGCGCGAACGGGTTGTTGCGGCGGTCAAGGTTGAAGGGCTTTCGCGGCGCGCGGCGGCTGCTCGATTTGGCGTCAGCTACAGCGCGGCGATCGAGTGGCTGAAGCGGGTGGAACAGACGGGGAGCGTGGCGCCCCGCCAAGTGGGCGGCTACAAGCCGAAGAAGATATCGGGAGCGTGGCGCGACTGGCTTGTCGAGCGCTGCCGGGAGAAGGACTTCACCTTGCGCGGGCTTGTGGCCGAACTTGGCGAGCGTGGCCTGAAGGTTGACTACCGCTCGGTGTGGGAGTTCGTGCACGCCGAGAAGCTGTCTCACA AAAAAAAGACGCTGATCGCCGCCGAGCAAGATCGTCCCGATGTTGCGCGCCGACGGAGGCAATGGGTTCTGTATCAGGACCGGATCGACCCCGCCCGCCTGGTGTTCATCGACGAGACCTGGACCAAGACCAACATGGCCCCGCTCAGGGGTTGGGCACCGGTCGGACAGCGGATCAAGGCCAAAGTTCCCAATGGCCACTGGAAGACAATGACCTTTCTGGCTGCGCTGCGTCATGATCGCGTCGAAGCGCCCTGGCTCATCGACGGGCCGATCAACGGCGAGAGGTTCCTCCTCTATGTCGAGAAGGTTCTCGTGCCCACTCTCCAGCCGGGCGACATCGTTGTGATGGACAATCTCGGCAGCCACAAAGGCAAGGCCGTGCGTCGCGCCATCCGAAAGGCCGGCGCGAGGCTCTTCTTCCTGCCGAAATACTCGCCTGACCTCAATCCGATCGAACAGCTCTTCGCCAAGCTCAAGCACTGGCTGCGAAAGGCCGCAAAGCGCACCGTTGAAACGGTCTGCAACGCCATCGGCCAGATTCTCAACCGCGTCACACCGCTCGAGTGCTCAAATTACTTCGCAAACTCAGGCTATGACCGCAGGTAA
- a CDS encoding DUF2283 domain-containing protein: protein MTLKLEYDPEANAAYIRFSSEAIQESGEVSAGIVLDYDAEGHVVGMEVLDAREHLPAAILKAA from the coding sequence ATGACGCTCAAACTCGAATATGATCCGGAAGCCAATGCAGCCTACATACGTTTCTCCTCGGAGGCGATCCAGGAAAGCGGGGAAGTTTCCGCAGGCATAGTCCTCGACTATGATGCTGAAGGTCACGTCGTCGGGATGGAGGTGCTGGATGCCCGAGAACACCTTCCCGCCGCGATACTGAAGGCGGCCTGA
- a CDS encoding efflux RND transporter permease subunit, whose product MTATNNAASDTGFTALFIRRPVMALVLNTLIAVAGLAAFYGVEVRELPDVDRAVVTVNTIFEGAAAETVDRELTDVIEGAVARVSGVKSISSTSSFGTSRVTIEFNDGVDLDVAASDVRDGVGRVADQMPDTADAPRIVKADANSDPVMRLAVTSDTMSVQDMTVLVQDQIEDELAAVPGVADVQVYGDRDKIFRIDVDQNKLASLGFTVADLRTALASVAFDSPAGSITTADQDLIVRPTADVTTPEEFENIIIGGTTRIRDVATVTLGPDIGQTTLRSNGKTGIGLGIIRQAESNTLDISTGVRAAVAALQADLPQGMSIKVTSDDAVFVNGAVHEVEIALGLSVSIVLIVIFVFLLDWRATLIPGLAMPVAMIGTIAAIYLAGFSVNILTLLALVLATGLVVDDAIVVLENIVRRRNEGMGPRAAAVLGAQEVFFAVIATTLTLVAVFVPISFLPGQTGGLFREFGFVLAISVLLSAVVALTLCPMLASRMLSVAPLHHQAGSGFGARIGGALNTLYRRCLRICLDAPWIVLLVALLFAATAFALFGTIRQELTPTEDRAVVLMRVDAPQGVSLDYTTQQMQKIEKLIQPLRDSGEIRNTFESAGRNGAYNAGFMVMTLAPWDERTRSQQQIMADISRLTRQVPSVRVFPMQPNSLGIRGAGSGLQFALVGNDRAALGDAAVKIIAEMHKDPRFQSPRLSVDPTQPQLSVAIDRERASDLGIDITGLADTFQAMLDGNDVVDVYIADRSYGVKLVSTTSPINDPTDLENIFLKTTDGRFVPMSTIATLTERAVPPSLTREQQQPSVAITSNLSGDFALGQALTRAEAIATPLLPPGSRIVPLAEAATLGETNSAMITIFGFSLVIILLVLAAQFESFVSAIIIMATVPLGLACAVFALLLTGTSLNAYSQIGLVLLVGVMAKNGIPIVEFANQLRDRGLGVREAIEQASTIRLRPVMMTMICTVLGGLPLVLASGAGAEARIALGWVIVGGLGLATVSTLFLTPVAYLLLGRFVTPKVEEASRLKRELEQAAYTNIEPAE is encoded by the coding sequence ATGACCGCAACCAACAACGCAGCCAGCGACACAGGTTTTACCGCGCTGTTCATCCGCAGGCCGGTGATGGCCCTGGTCTTGAACACGCTGATCGCGGTCGCCGGCCTTGCTGCCTTCTACGGTGTCGAAGTCCGCGAACTGCCGGACGTCGATCGCGCCGTCGTCACCGTCAACACGATTTTTGAAGGCGCTGCGGCCGAGACCGTCGACCGTGAATTGACCGACGTGATCGAGGGCGCGGTCGCCCGCGTCTCCGGGGTGAAGTCGATCTCGTCCACCTCGTCCTTCGGCACAAGCCGCGTCACCATCGAGTTCAACGACGGCGTCGACCTCGACGTCGCCGCCTCCGACGTGCGCGATGGCGTTGGCCGCGTCGCCGACCAGATGCCGGATACGGCGGATGCGCCTCGCATCGTCAAAGCCGATGCCAATTCCGACCCGGTGATGCGGCTGGCTGTCACTTCAGACACCATGTCGGTGCAGGACATGACGGTGCTGGTCCAGGACCAGATCGAGGACGAGCTTGCCGCCGTGCCTGGCGTAGCCGACGTCCAGGTCTATGGCGACCGCGACAAGATATTTCGCATCGATGTCGACCAGAACAAGCTCGCCAGCCTGGGCTTCACCGTCGCCGATCTGAGGACCGCGCTGGCCTCGGTCGCTTTCGATTCGCCGGCCGGCTCGATCACCACGGCCGACCAGGATCTGATCGTGCGTCCGACGGCGGACGTGACCACGCCGGAGGAGTTCGAAAACATCATCATCGGCGGCACGACCCGCATCCGCGACGTCGCCACCGTCACGCTCGGCCCCGATATCGGCCAAACCACATTGCGTTCGAACGGCAAGACCGGCATCGGTCTCGGCATCATCCGCCAGGCGGAATCGAACACGCTGGATATTTCGACCGGCGTCAGGGCCGCTGTCGCCGCGCTGCAGGCGGATCTGCCTCAGGGCATGTCGATCAAGGTCACCAGCGACGATGCGGTCTTCGTCAACGGCGCGGTGCATGAGGTCGAGATCGCACTTGGCCTGTCCGTCTCCATCGTGCTGATCGTCATTTTCGTGTTTCTCCTCGACTGGCGCGCGACGCTCATTCCCGGGCTTGCAATGCCGGTCGCCATGATCGGGACCATCGCCGCCATCTATCTCGCCGGATTCTCGGTCAACATATTGACGCTGCTCGCCCTGGTGCTGGCGACCGGCCTGGTCGTCGACGACGCGATCGTCGTTTTGGAAAACATCGTGCGACGACGCAACGAAGGCATGGGGCCACGCGCCGCAGCCGTTCTTGGCGCCCAGGAAGTATTTTTTGCGGTCATCGCCACGACGCTGACGCTGGTCGCCGTCTTTGTGCCGATCTCCTTCCTGCCCGGCCAGACCGGCGGCCTGTTCCGCGAATTTGGCTTCGTTCTCGCTATATCGGTGCTTCTGTCCGCCGTCGTGGCACTGACGCTTTGTCCGATGCTTGCCTCCCGCATGCTGTCTGTCGCGCCGCTTCACCACCAGGCAGGCAGCGGCTTCGGCGCCCGCATCGGCGGCGCGCTGAACACGCTTTACCGGCGCTGTCTGCGCATCTGCCTCGACGCCCCGTGGATCGTGCTTCTGGTCGCGCTGCTGTTTGCAGCCACCGCTTTCGCGCTGTTCGGCACGATCCGCCAGGAACTGACGCCGACCGAGGACCGTGCCGTCGTGCTGATGCGCGTCGACGCACCGCAGGGCGTCAGCCTCGACTACACGACGCAGCAGATGCAGAAGATCGAGAAACTGATCCAGCCGCTTCGCGATTCCGGCGAAATCCGCAACACGTTCGAGAGTGCCGGCCGCAACGGCGCCTACAATGCCGGCTTCATGGTGATGACGCTGGCGCCATGGGACGAGCGCACGCGCAGCCAGCAGCAGATCATGGCCGACATCAGCCGGCTCACCCGGCAGGTCCCGAGCGTGCGCGTCTTTCCGATGCAGCCCAACAGCCTCGGCATTCGCGGCGCCGGCAGCGGCCTGCAGTTTGCGCTGGTCGGCAACGACCGTGCGGCGCTCGGCGACGCTGCGGTGAAGATCATCGCCGAGATGCACAAAGATCCCCGCTTCCAGTCGCCCCGGCTCTCCGTCGACCCGACCCAGCCCCAGCTTTCCGTGGCCATCGACCGCGAACGCGCGTCCGACCTCGGCATCGACATCACCGGGCTTGCCGATACCTTCCAGGCCATGCTCGACGGCAATGATGTCGTCGACGTCTACATCGCCGACCGCAGTTACGGGGTGAAGCTCGTCTCGACGACCAGCCCGATCAACGATCCGACCGACCTGGAGAACATTTTCCTGAAGACGACCGACGGCCGCTTCGTGCCGATGTCGACCATCGCCACTTTGACCGAGCGCGCCGTGCCGCCCTCGCTGACCCGCGAGCAGCAGCAGCCGTCGGTGGCGATCACCTCCAATCTCAGCGGTGATTTCGCGCTCGGCCAGGCGCTCACCCGCGCAGAGGCAATCGCCACGCCGCTTCTGCCGCCGGGAAGCCGCATCGTCCCCTTGGCGGAAGCGGCGACGCTGGGCGAAACCAACAGCGCCATGATCACCATTTTCGGTTTCTCGTTGGTCATCATCCTTTTGGTGCTTGCTGCCCAGTTCGAGAGCTTCGTCAGCGCCATCATCATCATGGCAACGGTGCCGCTCGGCCTTGCCTGCGCGGTCTTTGCCCTTTTGCTCACCGGCACCAGCCTCAACGCCTACAGCCAGATCGGCCTGGTCCTGCTGGTCGGCGTCATGGCCAAGAACGGCATCCCGATCGTCGAGTTCGCCAATCAGTTGCGCGACCGCGGGCTCGGCGTGCGCGAGGCGATCGAGCAGGCTTCCACCATCCGGCTGCGGCCGGTGATGATGACGATGATCTGCACCGTGCTCGGCGGCCTGCCGCTGGTGCTGGCGAGCGGCGCCGGCGCCGAGGCGCGCATCGCGCTCGGCTGGGTGATCGTCGGCGGTCTGGGGCTGGCCACCGTCTCAACGCTGTTCCTGACGCCGGTCGCCTATCTCCTGCTCGGCCGCTTCGTCACGCCGAAGGTGGAAGAGGCATCACGGTTGAAGCGCGAACTCGAGCAAGCCGCCTACACCAATATCGAGCCGGCTGAGTAG
- a CDS encoding efflux RND transporter periplasmic adaptor subunit, with translation MAAWKQIVFSLVILVAAAAAWVRFFPGATDVLARWGIDWADAATSPTATGAVDKAGQAGNGAGRLATVVALPAAAAVINDRLQAIGTGRANASVTVNPYSSGRLVEFLVESGAHVEKGQVIATLDSDTEVIALDRAKVALQDAQAKLDRVKSLRASNAATAVAVADAEVVLANARLALRDAELALQRRSIVAPIAGVVGILPISAGNYVTSQSAVATLDDRSSILVEFWVPERFAAAVKIGAQLSATPIANPNKAYSGTVSAIDNRIDEASRTLLVKAKIANPADSLRAGMSFQITMKFPGDSYPAVSPLAIQWGSDGAYIWTIVDGKAKRVAVRIIQRNTETVLVDAPIVSGDMVVTQGTQSVSEGGEVAIAGEQLRAADADG, from the coding sequence ATGGCCGCCTGGAAACAGATCGTTTTTTCGCTGGTGATCCTCGTCGCGGCAGCGGCCGCCTGGGTTCGCTTTTTTCCAGGGGCGACGGATGTGCTGGCGCGCTGGGGCATCGACTGGGCTGATGCCGCGACGTCTCCGACAGCGACAGGCGCCGTCGACAAGGCCGGGCAAGCAGGCAACGGCGCCGGCCGCCTGGCGACTGTTGTCGCATTGCCGGCGGCCGCGGCCGTCATCAACGATCGCCTGCAGGCGATCGGCACCGGCCGCGCCAACGCCTCGGTGACGGTCAACCCCTACAGTTCCGGCCGCCTCGTCGAATTTCTGGTCGAGTCCGGCGCTCATGTCGAAAAGGGGCAGGTGATCGCCACCCTCGATTCCGACACCGAGGTGATCGCACTGGACCGCGCCAAGGTCGCCTTGCAGGACGCGCAGGCCAAGCTCGACCGGGTCAAATCGCTGCGGGCTTCCAACGCTGCGACGGCGGTCGCCGTTGCCGATGCCGAAGTGGTGCTGGCCAATGCCAGGCTGGCGCTTCGCGATGCGGAACTGGCCTTGCAGCGCCGCTCGATCGTCGCGCCAATCGCCGGCGTCGTCGGCATCCTGCCGATATCGGCCGGCAACTATGTGACCAGCCAGTCGGCGGTCGCCACCCTCGACGACCGCTCCAGCATACTGGTCGAATTCTGGGTGCCGGAGCGCTTCGCCGCCGCCGTCAAGATCGGCGCGCAATTGTCGGCGACGCCGATTGCCAACCCCAACAAGGCCTATTCCGGCACGGTTTCCGCCATCGACAACCGCATCGATGAAGCCAGCCGTACCCTTCTGGTCAAGGCAAAGATCGCCAATCCGGCCGATTCGCTGCGTGCCGGCATGTCCTTCCAGATCACCATGAAGTTCCCCGGCGACAGCTATCCGGCGGTCAGTCCGCTGGCGATACAATGGGGTTCGGACGGCGCCTATATCTGGACCATCGTGGATGGCAAGGCCAAGCGGGTTGCGGTGCGCATCATCCAGCGCAACACCGAGACCGTGCTGGTCGACGCCCCGATCGTCAGCGGCGACATGGTTGTGACCCAAGGCACCCAGAGCGTCAGCGAAGGCGGCGAGGTCGCCATCGCCGGCGAACAACTGCGCGCCGCGGACGCCGACGGCTGA
- a CDS encoding CBS domain-containing protein: MKVAEIMTPNVHLASPGESLQKIAKRMAVDDVGFLPVGENDRLVGTITDRDIVVRAVAEGKDGNATVRDVMTKDVKYCFEDEDIDDVVQNMGDIQVRRLPVLNRDKRLVGVVSLADAALKEDPANAGIAMAGVVVPGGAHAT; encoded by the coding sequence ATGAAAGTCGCTGAGATAATGACCCCCAACGTTCATCTCGCCAGTCCTGGCGAGTCCTTGCAGAAGATCGCGAAACGCATGGCGGTTGACGATGTCGGATTCCTGCCCGTCGGAGAAAACGACCGACTTGTCGGAACGATCACCGACCGTGACATCGTCGTGCGTGCGGTCGCCGAAGGCAAAGACGGCAATGCGACGGTCCGCGACGTGATGACCAAGGATGTCAAATACTGCTTCGAGGACGAAGATATCGACGATGTCGTCCAGAACATGGGTGATATCCAGGTCAGGCGTTTGCCTGTCCTCAATCGCGACAAGCGCCTGGTGGGCGTCGTTTCGCTCGCAGACGCGGCGCTGAAGGAAGATCCGGCAAACGCCGGCATCGCCATGGCCGGCGTCGTCGTTCCCGGCGGCGCGCACGCGACGTAA